A genomic window from Flavobacterium johnsoniae includes:
- a CDS encoding type 1 glutamine amidotransferase domain-containing protein produces the protein MKNLKQIIVASALSAVPALNAEAQSLDHKLDVMNKLATPSHVSVMPVSQLLNAPGNEALRDFFFNPVKDKTVLKGKKIAVLAADGFEEIELTGPVWYFRELGAQVDIVAPKYNPAPARYGLSAPEMAQTHIMAIQYLQPVGWIKFDRTADQIKVSDYDAVFIPGGAWNPDNLRYDKDVIKFIQDFNKSGKLIAAICHAPVVLASADILKGRKLTGYWNIQIDLKNAGGIVSDQPVVVDSNIITSRHPIDVADFSKAVESWLAKK, from the coding sequence ATGAAAAATTTAAAACAAATTATCGTAGCAAGTGCTTTAAGCGCAGTTCCAGCTTTGAATGCAGAAGCACAATCTTTAGATCACAAATTAGATGTGATGAATAAATTAGCAACACCTTCACATGTTTCTGTGATGCCTGTTTCACAATTATTGAATGCACCCGGAAACGAAGCTTTGAGAGATTTCTTTTTTAATCCTGTAAAAGACAAAACGGTTTTAAAAGGCAAAAAAATCGCAGTGCTTGCCGCAGATGGTTTTGAAGAAATAGAATTAACAGGACCAGTTTGGTACTTTAGAGAATTAGGAGCTCAGGTTGATATTGTGGCTCCAAAATACAATCCTGCTCCGGCAAGATATGGTTTAAGCGCTCCCGAAATGGCACAAACGCATATTATGGCTATTCAATATTTACAGCCTGTTGGATGGATCAAATTTGACAGAACGGCCGATCAGATTAAAGTGAGTGATTACGATGCAGTATTTATTCCCGGTGGAGCATGGAATCCTGATAACCTTCGTTATGATAAAGATGTTATCAAATTCATTCAGGATTTTAATAAATCAGGAAAACTAATTGCGGCTATTTGTCACGCTCCCGTTGTATTAGCTTCTGCTGATATTTTAAAAGGAAGAAAACTTACCGGATACTGGAATATTCAAATTGATCTTAAAAACGCAGGCGGAATCGTATCTGATCAGCCAGTAGTAGTAGATTCTAACATTATTACAAGCAGACACCCAATTGATGTTGCTGATTTTTCTAAAGCAGTTGAAAGCTGGTTAGCAAAAAAATAA
- a CDS encoding OmpA family protein, with protein sequence MKLKRIIYAVFLCFLFFNATAQKALLDQAEKEYNNYAYADAIAIYEKLASKGLADEKMFQRLGNAYYFNAELTKAAVWYDKLFTLNAKQEPEYFYRYAQSLKAVGDYAKADKMLEQFNINKNSDSRGVLFDHNRNYLEQIKMNSGRFEISPANVNSENSDFGSAFLNNSLVFSSAREIKNKEGKTFKWNNKNFTNLYIATIKPNGDTNNPVLLNKEINSKFNESTPVFTKDGKTMYFTRNNYLDGKRGKDSKNITLLKLYKAVLVDGNWSNITELPFNSDQYSTAHPALSLDEKKLYFASDMPGTLGQSDLYSVTINSDGTFGKPENLGKGINTEGRETFPFISGDNELYFATDGRPGLGGLDIVVSKILEDGTFDQVQNIGEPVNTKFDDFAFIIDSKTRKGYFSSNKKGGIGSDDIYKFTETKILVCERNLIGIISDSKSNEVIEGANVTLLDENNQVLQVLETAKDGAYSFKVNCDKKYSVKVERKMYPIKIASIAVASAVDNRLDFALEKERIVAFEIPIPAMKTVKVGTDLAKTLNISMIYFDLGKWNITDQAAVELEKILAVMQEYPKMKIDIRSHTDSRSSAKSNMILSDKRAKSIVAWLTSKGIASDRLKGKGYGESRLLNKCKDGVKCSEEEHLRNRRSEFVISSM encoded by the coding sequence ATGAAACTTAAGAGAATTATATACGCTGTTTTTTTGTGCTTTTTATTTTTTAATGCAACAGCCCAAAAAGCTTTGCTGGATCAAGCAGAAAAAGAATATAACAATTACGCTTATGCCGATGCAATTGCAATTTATGAAAAGCTTGCTTCAAAAGGACTAGCAGATGAAAAGATGTTTCAGAGATTGGGTAATGCTTATTATTTTAATGCCGAATTGACAAAAGCTGCGGTTTGGTATGATAAACTTTTTACTTTAAATGCAAAACAAGAGCCAGAATATTTCTATCGATATGCACAATCTTTAAAAGCTGTTGGGGATTATGCAAAAGCAGACAAAATGCTGGAGCAATTTAATATCAATAAAAACTCTGATAGTAGAGGGGTTTTATTTGATCACAACAGAAATTATCTGGAACAGATTAAAATGAATTCTGGGCGTTTTGAAATTTCTCCAGCCAATGTAAATTCGGAGAATTCAGATTTCGGAAGTGCGTTTTTAAATAATAGTTTGGTATTTAGTTCTGCAAGAGAAATTAAAAATAAAGAAGGAAAAACTTTTAAATGGAATAATAAAAATTTTACCAATTTATATATTGCTACAATTAAACCTAACGGTGATACCAATAATCCTGTACTATTAAACAAAGAAATCAACTCTAAGTTTAATGAATCTACTCCTGTTTTTACAAAAGATGGCAAAACAATGTATTTTACCAGAAATAATTATTTGGATGGGAAGCGTGGAAAGGATAGTAAAAATATCACATTGCTAAAACTCTATAAAGCTGTTTTAGTAGACGGAAACTGGTCTAATATTACAGAACTTCCATTCAATAGCGATCAGTACAGCACAGCGCATCCAGCGTTGAGTTTAGACGAAAAGAAATTGTATTTTGCTTCTGATATGCCTGGAACATTAGGACAATCTGATTTATATAGTGTAACAATTAATAGTGACGGAACTTTCGGAAAACCTGAAAATCTTGGCAAGGGAATTAATACAGAAGGAAGAGAAACTTTTCCATTTATTTCAGGAGATAATGAATTATATTTTGCTACCGATGGACGTCCAGGACTTGGAGGTCTTGATATAGTGGTTTCAAAAATTTTAGAAGACGGAACTTTTGATCAAGTTCAGAATATTGGAGAACCAGTAAATACTAAATTTGATGATTTTGCTTTTATCATTGACAGTAAAACACGCAAAGGATATTTCTCTTCAAATAAAAAAGGAGGAATCGGAAGTGATGATATTTATAAATTTACAGAAACCAAAATATTGGTTTGCGAAAGAAACTTAATAGGAATCATTTCTGATAGTAAATCTAATGAAGTTATTGAAGGAGCGAATGTAACCTTGCTTGACGAAAACAATCAAGTTTTGCAAGTTTTAGAAACAGCAAAAGATGGTGCTTACAGTTTTAAAGTAAACTGTGATAAGAAATATTCAGTTAAGGTCGAAAGAAAGATGTATCCGATTAAGATAGCTTCGATTGCAGTTGCATCTGCGGTTGATAACAGATTAGATTTTGCTTTGGAAAAAGAAAGAATTGTAGCTTTTGAAATTCCAATTCCAGCTATGAAAACGGTAAAAGTGGGAACAGATTTAGCTAAAACCCTTAATATTTCTATGATTTATTTTGATTTAGGAAAATGGAATATTACAGATCAGGCAGCAGTAGAATTAGAGAAAATTTTGGCTGTAATGCAAGAATATCCTAAAATGAAAATTGATATCCGTTCGCATACAGACAGCCGATCTTCTGCTAAATCTAATATGATTTTATCAGATAAAAGAGCAAAGTCTATTGTGGCTTGGCTGACTTCAAAGGGTATTGCTTCAGATCGTTTGAAAGGAAAAGGTTATGGAGAAAGCAGACTTCTGAATAAATGTAAAGATGGAGTAAAATGTTCTGAAGAGGAGCATCTTAGAAACCGCCGAAGCGAATTCGTAATTTCATCAATGTAA
- a CDS encoding alpha/beta fold hydrolase, translating to MKKSKINTQNSLRTIPKLFLLLFTAIASASCTNDENTANTKKSPVVLVHGAWQASYVWDQTEADLKAAGYNVTVVKLPGHGDDTTPAYQVSFKAYVDEVKKAINSYDEPVILIGHSLGGAVITQTAAEVPQKIKKLVYVAGFIPQTGKSVLDYSQMDKASLLPASLQLSEDQTLAGIVNPEVNLPKIFSQDATDAQKQFLVAKYKAEPTIPLGTPLAYKTEDYNLGGKKYYIFTTADNTITYPFQQEMAKTAGITNTYTINSGHSPFISKSAELTKLLKEILSK from the coding sequence ATGAAAAAATCGAAAATTAATACTCAGAATTCTTTAAGAACAATCCCAAAACTTTTTCTCTTATTGTTTACAGCAATTGCATCTGCATCCTGCACTAACGATGAAAATACAGCCAATACCAAAAAATCTCCCGTTGTACTTGTTCACGGCGCATGGCAGGCATCGTACGTATGGGATCAGACAGAAGCCGATTTAAAAGCGGCTGGTTACAATGTTACTGTTGTAAAATTGCCAGGACATGGAGACGACACTACTCCTGCTTACCAAGTTTCGTTTAAAGCTTATGTTGACGAAGTTAAAAAAGCAATCAATAGTTATGACGAACCTGTAATTTTAATAGGTCATAGTTTAGGCGGAGCTGTAATTACTCAAACAGCTGCAGAAGTTCCTCAAAAAATCAAAAAGTTGGTTTATGTGGCTGGTTTTATTCCACAAACTGGAAAAAGTGTTTTAGATTATTCTCAAATGGACAAAGCATCGCTTTTGCCTGCTTCTTTACAATTATCTGAAGACCAGACTTTAGCCGGAATTGTAAATCCCGAAGTTAATCTTCCTAAAATCTTTTCTCAGGATGCTACAGATGCACAAAAACAATTTCTTGTTGCAAAATACAAAGCCGAACCTACAATTCCGCTGGGAACACCTTTAGCTTATAAAACAGAAGATTATAATTTAGGAGGCAAAAAATATTACATTTTTACAACAGCTGATAATACTATAACATATCCTTTTCAGCAGGAAATGGCAAAAACAGCGGGTATTACCAATACTTATACGATCAATTCAGGACACAGTCCGTTTATATCTAAATCTGCAGAATTGACTAAGCTTTTAAAAGAAATTCTATCAAAATAA
- a CDS encoding 2TM domain-containing protein, producing the protein MKTRFNIDTKTNKNLKLGFKIHFLVFLLATPIIFITWYLTDTTYPWPLWSTPAWAVGVFFHYLGVYVFKKSKI; encoded by the coding sequence ATGAAAACCAGATTCAACATCGACACTAAGACAAATAAAAATCTAAAATTAGGATTCAAAATTCATTTTCTTGTCTTTTTATTAGCAACCCCAATAATCTTTATTACTTGGTATTTAACAGACACTACTTATCCATGGCCACTTTGGTCTACTCCTGCGTGGGCAGTTGGAGTTTTTTTTCACTATTTGGGTGTATATGTATTCAAAAAAAGTAAAATCTAA
- a CDS encoding alkene reductase: MKKNIFEPVTLGSLQLKNRISMAPMTRARNADGIPNNDNAIYYSQRAGAGLIITEGTAISDTAKGVLYIPGLYTAEQVEGWKKVTKAVHEKGSTIFTQLWHVGRVSHTSNQPNGIAPVGPSDIQAATSFAWGYDENGKEGPVISSKPRALSTNEVKDVVNDFAKAAKNAMKAGFDGVEIHGANGYLIEQFLNPFVNNRKDEYGGTIENRSRFLLEIVDAVIEVLGNEKTAIRLTPYGGLGDLPHYDEIESTYQYLAKELTKRNLAYVHLMDQQSKGSHALPDGFLERFRSWYDGTIILAGSMTREKSEKLINAGTIDVAGFGEPFISNPDLVERLENNWELTPPDRNLYYGLGNQGYTDWETYKKN; encoded by the coding sequence ATGAAAAAAAATATTTTTGAACCAGTTACTCTTGGTTCATTACAATTAAAAAACCGCATTTCGATGGCGCCTATGACAAGAGCAAGAAATGCAGACGGAATTCCGAATAATGACAATGCAATTTATTATTCGCAACGTGCCGGAGCGGGGCTGATCATTACAGAAGGAACAGCAATTTCTGATACTGCAAAAGGAGTTCTTTATATTCCGGGTTTATATACTGCTGAACAAGTTGAAGGCTGGAAAAAAGTTACTAAAGCGGTACACGAAAAAGGAAGTACTATTTTCACGCAGTTGTGGCATGTAGGTAGAGTTTCTCATACTTCAAATCAGCCAAACGGAATTGCTCCTGTTGGCCCATCAGATATTCAGGCTGCTACTTCTTTTGCGTGGGGTTATGATGAAAACGGAAAAGAAGGTCCAGTGATTTCTTCTAAACCAAGAGCACTTTCTACAAATGAAGTTAAAGACGTCGTTAATGATTTCGCGAAAGCTGCCAAAAATGCTATGAAAGCGGGATTTGACGGAGTTGAAATTCATGGTGCCAATGGATATTTGATTGAACAATTTTTAAATCCGTTTGTAAACAATCGTAAAGACGAATATGGCGGAACTATCGAAAACCGATCTAGATTTTTATTAGAAATTGTAGATGCTGTTATTGAAGTTCTTGGTAATGAAAAAACAGCAATCAGACTTACACCTTACGGTGGTTTAGGAGATTTACCTCATTATGATGAAATCGAATCTACTTATCAATACTTGGCGAAAGAATTAACTAAAAGAAATCTGGCTTATGTTCACTTAATGGATCAGCAGTCTAAAGGAAGTCACGCTTTGCCCGACGGTTTTTTGGAACGCTTTAGAAGTTGGTACGATGGTACGATAATCCTTGCCGGAAGTATGACGCGTGAAAAATCTGAAAAACTAATTAATGCTGGAACTATTGATGTGGCAGGTTTTGGTGAGCCTTTTATTTCAAATCCTGATTTGGTAGAACGTTTAGAAAACAATTGGGAATTGACTCCACCAGACCGAAATCTATACTACGGATTAGGAAATCAAGGTTATACAGACTGGGAGACTTACAAGAAAAATTAA
- a CDS encoding aldo/keto reductase has product MEHRKLGDSDLQLSAITYGSFAIGGTMWGGTEKSEAKEAILASINHGVTSIDTAPFYGLGLSEELIGETIKNIDRSKVQLLTKFGMVWDGSNNGKGDFMWNQEHGGKSYPLYKYASKTNVIKETEESLKRLKTDYIDLLQLHWPDSTTPIDETMEALQLLIDQGKIRAAGVSNYTKNQMLEAQKTIQISSNQMPYSMLNRGIEKDIVPLALEKNIGIIAYSPLERGLLSGKYFKGEKLKSDDHRQDYFGQFNPEKVEGFLKKIEPLAAEKKASLAQLVLKWTTLQPAITVVLAGARNKEQAISNAKAIDVNLTEKDVQYINSELAQLS; this is encoded by the coding sequence ATGGAACATAGAAAATTAGGGGATTCTGATCTCCAATTATCTGCCATCACCTACGGAAGTTTTGCTATTGGCGGTACAATGTGGGGAGGAACAGAAAAAAGCGAAGCCAAAGAAGCTATTTTGGCTTCTATAAATCATGGGGTTACAAGTATTGACACTGCGCCTTTTTACGGATTAGGTTTAAGCGAAGAATTAATTGGCGAAACTATTAAAAACATTGATCGTTCTAAAGTGCAATTGTTGACCAAATTTGGAATGGTTTGGGATGGAAGTAACAACGGAAAAGGAGATTTTATGTGGAATCAGGAACATGGTGGCAAAAGTTATCCGCTTTATAAATATGCTTCGAAAACCAATGTTATAAAAGAAACTGAAGAAAGTCTTAAACGATTAAAAACCGATTATATCGATTTGCTTCAATTACATTGGCCAGATTCTACAACACCAATTGATGAAACTATGGAAGCACTTCAATTATTAATCGATCAGGGAAAAATTCGTGCTGCGGGTGTTAGTAATTACACTAAAAATCAAATGCTGGAAGCGCAAAAAACGATTCAAATTTCATCCAATCAAATGCCTTACAGTATGCTGAACCGCGGAATTGAAAAAGACATTGTACCTTTAGCGCTTGAAAAAAACATTGGAATAATTGCTTACAGTCCTTTGGAAAGAGGTTTACTAAGCGGCAAATATTTTAAAGGTGAAAAATTAAAATCAGACGATCACCGTCAGGATTATTTTGGTCAGTTCAATCCTGAAAAAGTAGAAGGTTTCCTTAAAAAAATTGAACCTTTAGCAGCAGAAAAAAAAGCAAGTCTGGCACAATTAGTTTTAAAATGGACAACGCTTCAACCTGCAATAACAGTTGTATTGGCTGGAGCTCGAAATAAAGAACAAGCCATTAGCAACGCAAAAGCGATAGACGTAAATCTAACAGAAAAAGATGTTCAATACATCAATAGCGAACTTGCACAACTTTCATAA
- a CDS encoding carboxymuconolactone decarboxylase family protein encodes MRVNPINPETMNEEVRYVHDEVFKLITNSQGPVSMINDEGALTGPFPPMLRFPQFGIPALSFVRSLDNHATLSKKIREVAILTVGAAYGARFELYAHEIMARHFGFSAAAVASLASGIRPAELNQEEAIAYEIASVLSKGRIIPNSAYNLAKEILEEDGLAELIFLIGAYTLLATVLNGFDVLS; translated from the coding sequence ATGCGAGTAAATCCTATAAATCCAGAAACAATGAACGAGGAAGTTCGATATGTACATGATGAAGTTTTTAAACTCATAACAAACAGTCAGGGACCGGTTTCAATGATTAATGATGAAGGAGCTTTAACCGGCCCATTTCCTCCCATGCTTCGTTTTCCTCAATTCGGAATTCCTGCTTTAAGCTTTGTACGTTCATTAGATAATCATGCAACGCTTTCTAAAAAAATTCGGGAAGTTGCCATTCTTACCGTTGGTGCTGCTTATGGTGCACGTTTCGAATTGTATGCTCACGAAATCATGGCTCGACATTTTGGTTTTTCTGCGGCAGCAGTAGCATCACTGGCATCGGGAATTCGTCCTGCTGAGTTAAATCAGGAAGAAGCCATTGCTTATGAAATCGCTTCTGTTTTATCAAAAGGCAGAATTATTCCTAACTCCGCTTATAATCTCGCAAAAGAAATATTAGAAGAAGATGGTTTGGCAGAACTTATATTTTTAATTGGAGCTTACACGCTTCTTGCAACAGTTTTAAATGGTTTTGATGTGCTTTCCTAA
- a CDS encoding putative quinol monooxygenase, translating to MKTTAYKSISKKVLAFAACTFSLMTGNTNAQNSYRIKTGVLTEVTSKLTQYEVNEQNTTEVRKALTDYVTASLSSKDNIMAEAFYEQDKTNVLWLIERWNGKQQLENFSKKAPAKALQSLTEKLKISPKIYYVKDLEPLTKEQWRKTSKKEDNQLVIMLFVDGKKGTEQNFKDTYHIAMPQFRSEPGVVTYQLSEIEGDETEFVTYEKFRSNDAFQYHLNFPPIKPVIEYLETSIKKPPFQNGIHNLIEFAPLTRE from the coding sequence AATACAAATGCTCAAAATTCCTATAGAATAAAAACCGGAGTTTTAACAGAAGTAACTTCTAAATTAACTCAATATGAAGTTAATGAACAAAATACAACAGAAGTTCGTAAAGCATTAACAGATTATGTAACGGCATCGCTTTCGTCAAAAGACAACATTATGGCCGAAGCTTTTTATGAGCAGGACAAAACAAATGTTTTATGGCTGATTGAAAGATGGAACGGAAAACAACAATTGGAAAATTTCAGCAAAAAAGCTCCAGCGAAAGCATTACAATCTTTAACTGAAAAATTAAAAATTTCTCCTAAAATCTATTATGTAAAAGATTTAGAGCCTTTAACTAAAGAACAATGGCGAAAAACTTCTAAAAAAGAAGACAACCAACTGGTAATAATGCTTTTTGTTGACGGAAAAAAAGGAACTGAACAAAATTTTAAAGACACGTATCATATTGCGATGCCGCAATTTCGCAGCGAGCCGGGCGTAGTAACCTATCAGCTTTCTGAAATTGAAGGAGATGAGACAGAATTTGTAACCTATGAAAAATTCAGAAGTAACGATGCTTTTCAGTATCACCTCAACTTTCCTCCTATTAAACCGGTAATTGAATATCTGGAAACAAGTATTAAAAAACCGCCTTTTCAAAACGGAATTCATAACCTAATTGAATTTGCACCGCTTACAAGAGAATAA
- a CDS encoding cation:proton antiporter — MQLSIQHITLPIEDPLLKFLIEIIIILCIPLLLNKIKVPHLLGLIIAGAIIGPNGFGVLSRDSSVVVTGTTGLLYIMFLAGLEIDMADFKKNKWKSIIFSIFTFAVPFTLGLFGGYYLLHFSLLTSILFASLFSSHTLIVYPMVSGLGIAKNLSVNITVGGTMITDVLSLLVLAAIVGMSQGEVGTAFWVKLSVSMIVFTLIVLLVFPIIARWFFKNVEDKISQYLFVIVMIYLAALLAELAGIESIIGAFFAGLALNKLIPHTSSLMNRVEFVGNAIFIPFFLISVGMLIDFNAFIQSWETLWVASIMLVASIGGKYVAAMLTKKTFKLTNDEGQLIFGMSSASAAATLASVMVGYNIIIGENDAGEPIRLLNDHVLNGSILLILVSCTVSSFVSMASAQRIAQAEKDNTVSGNSKEKENILLAVNHEATVEKMVNLGLMVKSATNKQLYAVNVINEDANESSEKNAERILENAIKAASAADIELHPITRHDNDTAGGISNVIKEKDITDLIVGLEGGKGFSASFVYNLYNGYLRNKSINLMVYHAVQPAATIKRYLVFIPADAEMDAGFFHSMLRIWNIGRNSGAKMSFYGKDKTLNILKRIAKKASIESTFDVFLNWEDAEKTALDIEENEGLIIMMGDRGMHSYFSRMRDIPDLLNERFNNNNYMLIYPFSKIPANNTEKRSVSSHDDFVEIGKAIRSIFK; from the coding sequence ATGCAACTGAGTATACAACATATAACTCTTCCGATTGAAGATCCGCTTTTGAAATTTCTTATCGAAATTATCATCATTTTATGTATTCCGCTTTTATTAAATAAGATTAAAGTACCTCATTTACTTGGGCTTATCATTGCAGGTGCGATTATTGGTCCAAATGGTTTTGGAGTACTTTCAAGAGACAGCAGTGTCGTGGTTACAGGAACTACCGGTCTTTTGTATATCATGTTTTTAGCAGGTCTGGAAATCGATATGGCAGATTTTAAAAAGAATAAATGGAAGAGTATCATTTTTTCGATTTTTACATTTGCCGTCCCATTTACTTTAGGACTTTTTGGCGGTTATTATTTGCTTCATTTTTCACTCCTTACATCAATTCTTTTTGCGAGTTTGTTCTCATCACATACGTTAATTGTTTATCCAATGGTAAGCGGTTTAGGAATTGCTAAAAACCTTTCTGTAAATATCACGGTAGGTGGAACGATGATTACAGATGTTCTTTCGCTTTTAGTTTTGGCGGCCATTGTTGGTATGTCGCAAGGCGAAGTAGGAACAGCTTTTTGGGTAAAATTATCGGTTTCAATGATTGTTTTTACTCTAATTGTTTTGCTTGTTTTTCCGATTATAGCACGCTGGTTTTTTAAAAATGTAGAAGATAAAATCTCCCAATATCTTTTTGTAATTGTAATGATTTATCTGGCAGCACTTCTTGCTGAACTCGCAGGAATTGAATCTATCATTGGTGCTTTTTTTGCGGGGTTAGCTCTAAACAAATTAATTCCGCATACTTCATCATTAATGAATAGAGTTGAGTTTGTCGGAAATGCCATTTTTATTCCTTTCTTTTTGATAAGTGTTGGAATGCTGATAGATTTTAATGCCTTTATACAAAGTTGGGAAACATTGTGGGTTGCATCAATTATGCTTGTCGCGTCAATTGGCGGAAAATATGTTGCTGCCATGCTGACCAAGAAAACGTTTAAACTTACCAATGATGAAGGACAGCTAATTTTCGGAATGAGTTCGGCATCAGCGGCAGCAACTTTGGCTTCTGTTATGGTTGGATATAATATAATTATTGGCGAAAATGATGCAGGAGAACCAATCAGACTTTTAAACGATCATGTACTTAACGGTAGTATTCTCCTTATTCTAGTTTCTTGTACCGTTTCATCGTTTGTTTCTATGGCAAGTGCACAGCGTATTGCACAGGCAGAAAAAGATAATACTGTATCGGGCAATAGTAAAGAAAAAGAAAATATACTTCTTGCGGTTAACCATGAGGCTACTGTAGAAAAAATGGTAAATCTTGGACTAATGGTTAAATCAGCTACCAATAAACAGCTTTATGCCGTAAATGTGATTAACGAAGATGCTAACGAATCTTCTGAAAAAAATGCGGAAAGAATATTAGAAAATGCCATTAAAGCAGCTTCGGCAGCAGATATAGAATTGCATCCGATTACACGTCATGATAATGATACTGCGGGCGGAATAAGTAATGTTATAAAAGAAAAAGACATTACTGATCTTATAGTAGGATTGGAAGGAGGAAAAGGCTTTTCTGCTTCGTTTGTATATAATTTGTACAATGGATATTTGCGAAATAAAAGCATAAATTTAATGGTGTATCACGCTGTTCAGCCAGCAGCGACTATTAAAAGATATCTAGTTTTTATTCCAGCTGATGCAGAAATGGATGCAGGATTTTTTCACTCGATGTTAAGAATCTGGAATATTGGTCGTAATTCTGGCGCTAAAATGAGTTTTTACGGAAAAGATAAAACACTGAATATTTTAAAAAGAATAGCTAAAAAAGCCTCTATTGAATCCACATTTGATGTTTTCTTAAATTGGGAAGATGCAGAAAAAACTGCGCTTGACATTGAAGAAAATGAAGGTTTGATTATTATGATGGGAGATAGGGGAATGCATTCGTATTTTTCTCGAATGAGAGATATTCCAGATCTGTTGAATGAGAGATTCAATAACAATAACTATATGCTTATTTATCCTTTTTCTAAAATTCCTGCAAATAATACAGAAAAAAGATCTGTAAGTAGTCATGATGATTTTGTAGAAATAGGTAAAGCGATTAGAAGTATATTTAAGTAA
- a CDS encoding cupin domain-containing protein has product METNTTFRRIVTGHNTEGKAIIISDEAPTRTYMVGGANGAKFHEVWNTKQTPALIDAVSKDPEETGLILGPPKQGTRIRVIDFPPEGDEIRNLTKEQAAEHFKTMNGEHASKAGGNAPHPLMHKTETIDYGIVLEGELSLIVDEGETIAKAGDIIVQRGTNHAWSNRSGKVCRVVFILIDGQFEDNLR; this is encoded by the coding sequence ATGGAAACAAATACAACATTCAGACGTATCGTAACCGGACATAATACAGAAGGTAAAGCGATTATTATTTCAGATGAAGCTCCAACAAGAACTTATATGGTAGGCGGCGCAAACGGAGCCAAATTTCATGAGGTTTGGAACACGAAACAAACTCCAGCTTTAATAGATGCTGTTTCTAAAGATCCTGAAGAAACCGGACTTATTCTGGGGCCTCCAAAACAAGGAACAAGAATACGAGTTATCGATTTTCCGCCAGAAGGTGATGAAATACGAAATCTTACCAAAGAACAAGCTGCTGAGCATTTTAAAACCATGAATGGTGAACATGCTTCAAAAGCGGGCGGAAATGCACCTCACCCTTTAATGCATAAAACAGAAACGATCGATTACGGAATTGTTCTCGAAGGCGAGTTAAGCTTAATTGTTGACGAAGGTGAAACTATAGCAAAAGCAGGAGACATTATTGTGCAAAGAGGAACAAATCATGCCTGGAGCAATAGATCCGGAAAAGTATGCCGTGTTGTCTTCATCTTAATTGACGGGCAATTTGAAGATAATCTTCGTTAA
- a CDS encoding Crp/Fnr family transcriptional regulator: protein MDAIKNVITSFVPMSDEEYNLMLPIIERREVSKDTDLLQQGEICRHIYFIESGFFRMFYVDYKGNEINCRFAKPDDFLVDFASFITQRTAQYYCRAMEDSKVIALEYEKVESLYDSSPNWSKFGRLIAESAYLIIIEREEMLHFQTPEERYKTILKKEPYLFQLVSQNQLSSYIGIKPESLSRLRKRMIGK from the coding sequence ATGGATGCTATTAAAAATGTCATAACATCATTTGTCCCTATGTCTGATGAAGAGTATAATTTGATGCTTCCGATTATAGAAAGAAGGGAAGTTTCAAAAGATACAGACTTGTTACAGCAAGGAGAAATCTGCCGACATATCTATTTTATAGAAAGCGGTTTTTTTAGAATGTTTTATGTGGATTATAAAGGAAACGAAATCAACTGCAGGTTTGCTAAACCTGATGATTTTCTGGTTGATTTTGCGAGTTTTATTACACAGAGAACAGCTCAGTATTATTGCAGGGCGATGGAAGATTCAAAAGTAATTGCTTTAGAATATGAAAAAGTAGAAAGCCTGTATGACAGTTCTCCCAATTGGTCAAAATTTGGAAGATTAATAGCCGAATCTGCTTACCTTATTATTATCGAAAGAGAAGAAATGCTTCATTTTCAAACTCCCGAAGAACGGTATAAAACCATATTAAAAAAAGAACCTTATCTTTTTCAGCTGGTATCACAGAATCAGCTTTCATCTTACATTGGCATTAAACCAGAATCCCTGAGCAGACTTCGCAAAAGAATGATTGGCAAGTAA